The Chloroflexi bacterium ADurb.Bin180 sequence CCCCGCCGTGGCGGGTGAGTACTGCGTGGCGAATCGCGCGAAGGTGGTGCAGCGACTCGAACTCGTAATAGGATACGCCTCCAGACTGGCAACGGATCACGCGGCGGGCCACCTCTCCAGTATCGTCTGGCGCAGGTCATCGCGCTCTTCCGGGGAGACAAAGGCACTGGCCGCAGCATCGAGAGTCGTCTGCAGGAAGCGGTCGAGCCCCCAGCCAAACTGCTGTGCCAGACTGGCGAACTCGCGGGTGAGATTGGTGTTGGACGTCGTACGGCCATCGGTATTGACCGTCACCGGCAGGCCACTGCGCAGGTAGCGGTCAATGGGGTGATCGGCCAGGGACCTGACCGCTCTGGTTTGAACGTTGCTCGTGGGGCACATCTCGAGGGTGATGTGCCGGACGCGCACCGGTGCAAAGAGCGACGGGTCCTGCTGCAGGTTGACGCCATGGCCAATGCGCTGAGCTTCGAGGAGTTCGATGGCTTCGCGGACGCTTTCGGCTCCGGCCGCCTCACCGGCGTGCACCGTGCGCGGCATGCCGACGCCCCGCGCCAAGCGGAACGCAGTCTGGTGAGGGAAACCGCCGTACCTGGCTTCGTCAGCGGCCAGATCCAGACCAATGACCTTGCCCGGTGCCCAGTTGGCGATGGCGTACTGGGCTACCTCGTGACTGAGGTGCGATGGGTCATGGCGCAGACAGCAGATGATCTGGCCTGTGCGCACGCCGTAATCCTCCCTGGCCGCCCGCAGGCCTGACGCCACGGCATCGATCACTTGCTGCATCGAAAGCCCGCCACGAATGCAGAGCTGGGGAGCGTAGCGAATCTCGGCATAGACCATTCTCTCCGCCGCCATGTCTTCCACTAGCTCGTAGGCGACGCGTTCAAGGGCCTCCGCCGTTTGGAGCACCTGGAGGGCAAGGTCGACCCGGGTCAGATAGTCCGCCAGGTTATTGCAGATGGGCGGTGCGATGAGGGCCGAGTCCAGGTCGTCGGGAATGGCAATGCCCTGTCTGCGACCGAGGTCCCCCACGGTTGATGGCCGAACCGACGTATCCAAATGAACGTGCAGTTCCACCTTGGGCAGACGCCGCAGCGTTTCAAGAGGAATGGGATCAGTCAAGACCATGGTTCTCCTCTCTGGCTACTCTCATGGCCTGGTTGAGGCGGATGTGCGCCCACGGCAGACACTCGTCGGCCGAGAACGCCCGGGTGTAGTCCGCATCGGCCAGCCGGTGCGCCGCCATGGCACGCTTCCACTCGCCAAGCGAAGGCTCTCGCAGGTCGGCGAGCACCGCCCCAAGCTGCCTGTCTCCTCGCGCGAGGACCGCCTGCACCACTGACCAGGGGATGCCATCGGCCGACAGGCGAACGCCGCGCAATTGCAGCAACGCGCGCAGGCGTTTCAGGCGACGTCTCAGTGTGTCCTCAGTAGCCATGGCAGAGCGTTCGAATGGCGTGTGCGCCTTGGGAACGAAGGCAGCGACGCTTGCCGACAACCGCCCGCGATAGCTCGTGGCGACCGCATCTAGCGTCGCCGCAATCGCCTCGATGTCGTCTTCTTCCTCCGTCGGCAGGCCGATCATAAAGTAGAGCTTGAGCTCTGGGAAGCCATAGCGCGTAGCTGCTTCGGCAGCGTTCTGGATATCGGCCGCCGTGATGCCTTTGCGAATGTGGGTGCGCAGGCGTTCCGACCCGGCCTCTGGGGCCAGGGTCAAAGTCCTCGTTCGGCTGGCTGCCAGTGCCTCCAGCAGCGCAGTGGGCAGGGGATCGACTCGCAGCGACGAGACGGCTACCTGCATCTCGAGCTCGGCCAGTCCGCGAAGGAGCTCATCGAGCCGGGAATAGTCCGAGACGGCGGCGCTAACCAGCCCGACCTTGCTGCGCTGTCCGCGAGCCTGTCTGGCCTGGTCGAGCAGCACCGCGGGGCTGCGCTCACGGCGCGGCCGATAGACACACCCGGCAAGACAAAAGCGGCAGCCATGACCGCAACCGCGGGCGATCTCCATCAAATGCATATCACCGAACTCGGTGTGGTCCGTGTAGATGACGGTCTCCGTGAGGTTGGCGTCGAGGTTGGAGCAGACCTGGCGCTCAACGAACCTGGAACGCCCGGGAACATAGATCCCAGGAATGGCAGCCAACGCGTCCAGCACCTGTTCGCGGCGCTCGGACAAGAGCAGTCGCAGTGCGTCCAGCAAGCGGTCCAGCACGGGCTCGACTTCGCCGATGACAAAGGCATCGCAGACGTCGGCCAGGGGCTCTGGATTGGCGGTGACGGCAGGACCGCCGGCCAACACCAGGGGATCACCATCGCCCCGCTCTCTGGCCAGCACAGGCAGGCCAGCGCGTCGGAGCAGGGTCGTCCAGTTGAGGTAGTCCAGTTCAAACGAGAAACTGACCGCCAGGACCGAGAAATCGCCCAGCTCGTGCTGGCTCTCCAGCGAAAGCGGAGCATCGCCGGTCTCGACCGATCGCAGTCCGCAGAATACGCGCTCGCAGACCACGTCTGGCGCACGGTTGAAGGCAGCATAGAGGGTGTGCAGAGCCAGACTGGACATACCCACACGGTAGGTGTTGGGATAGACCAGGGCAATGGGCAGACGCCCGCCCCAGTCTCTGACAACAGAGCCCTGCTCTCCAGCGAGCACTCGTCTTGCAGCGGCAATGGCTGACCATTTCATCGCACTAGTAGTCAAAGAGCGGCTGCATCGTCTCGCCTTCGTGGATTCGTCGCACCGCATCGGCAAAGAGCGGTGCAACGGAGAGGACCTGCATGGTCGGAAGCCGCTTCTCGGGAGGAATGGGCACGGTATTGGTCGTGACGATGGCCTTGACTTCGGGCAACGCCTTCAGGTTCTCTATCGCCGGGCCGCAGAAGATGCCGTGAGTGCACACGAGCGTACACTCTGTCACTCCGTGTTGTCGCAGTTGCTTGACCGCCTGCACCATGGATGTTCCCACGGCGATCTCGTCATCAACAAGAATGGCCCGGTGGCCTCTGATCTCGCCGATCACGCCATCGATCACCACGGTGGAATCATCGACTCGTTTCTTGCTCACCGCGGCGATGGGCAGTTTGAGCTGACGGGCCATCTCCGCTCCGCGCTTGGCGTGGCCTATGTCCGGAGTAACAATGGTAGTGTCGCTCAGGTCCTGGTGTCTGAAGTAGTGGACGAACACAGGCATCGAGCTGAGGTGGTCGGTTGGAACGCTAAAAAAGCCATGGACCTGAGGAGAGTGAAGGGTCATCGTCAGCACACGCTGCGCGCCGGCCGTTTGCAGCAGGTCGGCCACGAGTCGACCGGCGATGGAGATGCGCGGCTCATCCTTCTTGTCCGAACGGCTGTAAGAGTAGTAGGGGATGACCGCGGTGACTCGCCTGGCCGAGGCCAGGTGCGCTGCGTCGAGCATCATCAGCAGCTCCAGCACCTTGTCGCTGACTGGCGCCGGGTAGAAGGGCTGCACGATAAAGACATCCTTCTCGCGCACCGTTTCCTGAAGTTGGACGTACAGATTGTCGTTCATAAAGTGCTTGGTGACGGACGGGCTGAGCCGTACCCCGCGTAGGGCGCAGATCTCACGCGCCAGGTCAGGATGGGCGCTCCCGCTGAACACACACAGTTGATCTTTCATCCGTCCTCCAATCTGACCCCCGTGCGGTCGACCACTATCCGGTGGGCCGAAGCATCGGCACAATGAACTCGAACAGACACAGCCAATCCAGAACCAGGAACATCAAGTAGACCACACCGGCCGCGGCCCAGCGCCAGTGTTGCCGCGAACGCGACCAGAGCAGCACGAGGAGGGACGCCAGGCCCAGAGTGGCAACCGTCCACTCGGCCGGATCGCCCAATACCACGCTGCCCACGCCAACCAGCCCGGCGGCGAGCATCAGGAGCGACGCCACAACGGTGCCCACGCGCCGCCGCGAGAGCTCGGCCAATCCGGCCGCTGCGACAGCGGCCAGTGCAGGCAAGGCAGGGTAAAGGTATCGGCCCTGGTGCTGCACGAACTTCAAGTTGTATCCCAGGTAGGTAGCCACTGAGGCGCCCAGCAGCAAGAGCAGCAGGAGGAGCACCCCCATACGGTCCCAGGCCAGCGCCCTGCGCTGCAACCAGAGGCGAGCGCCGGCCAGGACGCCACCCATCACGATGAGCGCCGTGAACAATGCCAGGGCGCGATAGAGCCGCACGTCGATCAGCACGCCCATCCAGCCGAACTGACCCCAGAATGAATGGAAGGTGGTCAGAACGAAACGCTGCAAGAACGCCAGGGGGCCAATCTGGGCCAGCAAGTCGACCGTGCGCAGTTGCCCGGTGACGATGCTATCGTGGCGCGCCCAGCCTAGCGGATCGCCCCAGCCGTACACGGCGATGTTGCGGGCAAAGAACGGCAGCGCGATCAACAGGGCGAGCAACACCGCAGGCACCCCAAAGCGCAGCAGGTTCTGAAAGCGCTCTTGAACCCGCCCGGATGACCCGTGAAGGAAAGGCGCGGCAAGGGTCAACAGGCCTGCCTGGAGGTACACGGTCGTCTTGGTGAGCAACACCAGACCCAGCAGCGCACCGGAAATGAGCACGCTCCTGCGACCTGGGCCGCTCCGTACCACTTGCAGCGCTTGCCACAGCACCAGGAGCAAGAGCAGCTCGGCCAGACCATCGTTGTTCACCGCCGCCGTCATGGCCAGGCGCATGGGCAGCACCGCCACGAGCCCGCAGCTAATCAGTGGCAGGCTGCGCGAGCGGGGAAAAACCTGGCGCAGAACCTGGAACAAGACCACCAGGTAAGCCGCGCCAAGCGCGACGGAGAAGAGACGGAGCCACAGCAGCTGCTGCCCGCCGGCCCAGTAGACTACCGCTGCCAGAACGTAGTAGAGCGGCGGCTGATGCGACTCGTAGCGCAGGGGTGAGATCGAAAGCGAGGGAGCGAAACGGCTGGACTTGAGCTGCTCCAGGTACTCATGAGGGTAGTCGCCGGCCTGGAGCACGGGCAGGCGGTGGTTTTCGGCCAAGTAGGTCACATAGTTGTAATGAGCCGGCTCATCCGGTGCCTGCCAGTTGGGGGTCCAGCGCGCGTAGAGCCAACCCAGCACGAGGTAACAGCCAACAATGGCCCCCAGAAACCAACGCTGCGACTTGCGGTAGTTGGTCATGGCCGTCCTCGTTGCCGCTGTCACTTCTGCGGATAGCGCCCGCGGAGGTCGTTCCAGCGGACGAGGAGCACGTCGCGCAGGTTTCGCCACGAGTCCTTGAGTGGATTGACCTTGCTTTCGCTGCCATAGTACCAGGCCACGGGGGCCTCAGCGATGCGATAGCCCCATTTCCGCGCCAGGAACAGAACCTCGACGTCAAACCCGGTGAGCAGGGCGCCCCTGACTGTGCCGGCCTGATCGCCGTACAGGCGCATCCTGCTGAACAAGTCGCGCGCCGCCTCACGCCGAAAGCACTTGAAGCCGCACTGCGTGTCGTGGATGCCCGGCAGCGCAACGATGCGTACGATCAGGTTGAACACGCGGCCCATCACGTGGCGGTGCCAGGGCTCTCCGATGCGTCGAGCCCCCGCGCCCTCA is a genomic window containing:
- a CDS encoding Aminodeoxyfutalosine deaminase, whose amino-acid sequence is MVLTDPIPLETLRRLPKVELHVHLDTSVRPSTVGDLGRRQGIAIPDDLDSALIAPPICNNLADYLTRVDLALQVLQTAEALERVAYELVEDMAAERMVYAEIRYAPQLCIRGGLSMQQVIDAVASGLRAAREDYGVRTGQIICCLRHDPSHLSHEVAQYAIANWAPGKVIGLDLAADEARYGGFPHQTAFRLARGVGMPRTVHAGEAAGAESVREAIELLEAQRIGHGVNLQQDPSLFAPVRVRHITLEMCPTSNVQTRAVRSLADHPIDRYLRSGLPVTVNTDGRTTSNTNLTREFASLAQQFGWGLDRFLQTTLDAAASAFVSPEERDDLRQTILERWPAA
- a CDS encoding Radical SAM superfamily protein codes for the protein MKWSAIAAARRVLAGEQGSVVRDWGGRLPIALVYPNTYRVGMSSLALHTLYAAFNRAPDVVCERVFCGLRSVETGDAPLSLESQHELGDFSVLAVSFSFELDYLNWTTLLRRAGLPVLARERGDGDPLVLAGGPAVTANPEPLADVCDAFVIGEVEPVLDRLLDALRLLLSERREQVLDALAAIPGIYVPGRSRFVERQVCSNLDANLTETVIYTDHTEFGDMHLMEIARGCGHGCRFCLAGCVYRPRRERSPAVLLDQARQARGQRSKVGLVSAAVSDYSRLDELLRGLAELEMQVAVSSLRVDPLPTALLEALAASRTRTLTLAPEAGSERLRTHIRKGITAADIQNAAEAATRYGFPELKLYFMIGLPTEEEDDIEAIAATLDAVATSYRGRLSASVAAFVPKAHTPFERSAMATEDTLRRRLKRLRALLQLRGVRLSADGIPWSVVQAVLARGDRQLGAVLADLREPSLGEWKRAMAAHRLADADYTRAFSADECLPWAHIRLNQAMRVAREENHGLD
- the prs_1 gene encoding Ribose-phosphate pyrophosphokinase yields the protein MKDQLCVFSGSAHPDLAREICALRGVRLSPSVTKHFMNDNLYVQLQETVREKDVFIVQPFYPAPVSDKVLELLMMLDAAHLASARRVTAVIPYYSYSRSDKKDEPRISIAGRLVADLLQTAGAQRVLTMTLHSPQVHGFFSVPTDHLSSMPVFVHYFRHQDLSDTTIVTPDIGHAKRGAEMARQLKLPIAAVSKKRVDDSTVVIDGVIGEIRGHRAILVDDEIAVGTSMVQAVKQLRQHGVTECTLVCTHGIFCGPAIENLKALPEVKAIVTTNTVPIPPEKRLPTMQVLSVAPLFADAVRRIHEGETMQPLFDY